CTTCAATGCAGGAAGAATGTTCAGCTTCAGACCTCAGCTGTGgctgaagaattattttttttcctggaaaatgttTGTATTTACAAAGCAGGTAAACTGGTAGCTTTCAAATGTTAGCTTAATGACATCAGTTTGTAATTTATTGTAAGTGAGAATGTTTTGAGACTCAAAATGAGGCAAGAAATCTCATAAGTTTAATATAAATTCACAAGGGGTTAGGATCTCTGACAGCAAAGATAGCACTTGCTGCAGGCAAAGGTTGCTTCAACCTACATCGGAATATATGTActaaaaaaaataacctttcagGATTAGAGACAAATGGGAGTTACACATAATCTATGTAGTTAAATCCCTTTTCTGATTTTGGAGTCAGATGCCAGTTTTTGAGGTAATCCACTCACGGAAATAAGTTACTCGTGTGTAAACTCCAGGTTTATTTGGTTTGGCACAGTCGTCTCCCCAGCTCACTATTCCCACAAGGTACCACATCATTCTGGAGTCTGGAGTAGCCAGTGGTCCCCCAGAGTCCCCCtagagaaagaggggaaaaaaagatttaaTTGATCAGAAGAGAAAATGTAATTCTCTCCATAAACATGAGGTGTGTCCAATAAGAGAAGAAAGCAAGCAGTACTTCAAGAGCTGCGATTCACGCAGAATCCAGGCTGTTGCTGCAACTCGACCCCCTGATCTGTCTTGTGTGGTTTTACAGTATTCTTCCTAATTttggcgggggtggggggggggggggaacacaaAACTCCTTTTGTGAAATACTGCTCCCCACctgccttttcttttccctcatACATAGTAGGGAAACACAAATATATACAGCAACCTAAACTGACCTGGCGTGTTGGTAAGCCCACCTAACATCCTAGTTTGTTTTTTACAGTAACAACTATCCTTTCAACAAATTCTTTTAGTCACTCGCAGCCATTACATTTCAAAAAGGATTTAGTCAGGAACTTGGTCTTCTTATTAGACACTATCTACTTCAGATGTTTGCCACTCTCAAAGGCTGAATTCAGATACAGGTCACTGCATTACATGATATTACGTGGTTAAATGGGAAACCTCACAGGCTGAAAGGCAATCCTCTTGCAACAGCCCAAATTCCCCATCTTCCAccaaaatgctttactgaaataacCAGCAGCTGCACCCTTCAGTCCAGGTCTCTGCAGTGCTGAGCCAGGCAGGAACAGAGGAATTGAGCTGCCCCCAGACTTATTCCACAAGGAGTTTTGCTTTGGGCGTAAATGTGTACATCCGGGATTCTAGAAGGGATCTGTTTTGAACCAGTGCTTCTGAGTACATTCTTTAGAAATAACGTAATAGAAATTACCTTTCTCAAGGTTATTattatggaaatatttttatttgaacatAAGCATTTCCTTGCGACATTCGCCAGTCTGAACCATGCATTTATCCATTGAATTTACACCTAGCTTCCTTATATTTATTCTTTCAGACAGTTTTCCTTCCACTGATCCATGTCTGTTACCAGGATCATATCATAACAGAGATCTATTGTGAGATGATCTAATCCAAAATTTAATTCCATTGAGTGATTGTGCATTTTTGCTGGCAGTTTAATTGCTAcgttcttcatcttcttccttcCCAGCTGTACAGATGTCTGCTCTTGGCCACTTGAGTAATGTAGTTTTTAGCTCTTGTTTACTGTTTTGGCATTTACTATCTCTGTCAATGTCTTGTCATACCACTTTGCAAACAAATTTTTTAGATTTCACACAAGATGTTATGAGAAGCCAATGGGCTTGTAGCATCTATTCTGAGTTACATAGTAAGAATTTCATTTCATTCTATGAAAGGTTTTAATTGTGAATATACTAACTTAACTCTCTTAGTATGGGGTTTATGTGTTAAATGATGTGTACTAAACGCTATTTCATTTTACATCCTAATCCCTGTTTGATCTGCGTCTGTGTAAAGGACTAACACACTACCAGTTAATATTTATTTGACCAGATACTCGACTCAGGATTAAAACAGTATTTCTTTCTAATTTTCAGCTACAGTTACCTGACAAGCATCTACTCCTCCTTCCAAGTATCCAGCACACAACATCCTAGGTGTTATGTCCCCATCATACACTTCTTCTCTGTTGCAAGTGTCTGAGTCTATAAGTTTCACTGTTGCTTCCTGGAGAACATTTGGAGTCGGACCTGAGGGAAGAAATAGTTTGTGAATTTACCAACAGAATTACTTTGCAGGGGTTAAGATACAGGAAGAGCGTTTAATGTTCTCTTAAGGAGGACCAGCTTAACTCAGTTTAATATGGAGGTTTTGCTTGTTGCTCTCTCTAAATTAAGCCATGAAGGAaaatgtgcacacacactcagTCTCATTTAGGAACTGTATCAgtaagacagaagtaatgactaCATGGTACATAGCGCCTAAAGTGTAACACCATATATGCCATAGATGTTCCATACAAAACTGTGGGATGCAAATTACCTAGCCATTTAGGCAGGTGATACAAAATGAAGATATCTTCATTCAGTTGCTGAATCTAATGCAGCTGATAACAGCATGAGCTTTGGCAAGTCACCATCTGCAGCTCACTCTGCACATTTTCTTGAAAGCTCGCAGAGTTACCTGTAGCTTCTCGCTAGGGCTGGGAGAATATTTTCTTAGGTGCTTCAGTAACACGTGCATGGCTAGACTACCTGTATTAAGAGTTTAGAATATGAAATGGACAGGCTGGAAAAAGAGAAGGGTCTTCTCCCTGTTTTCTGCTTCAGTAGCTCTTTGTCCAGTGTAATTTTAGAGCAAGAAACTGCTGCTCACTATTAAACAAACCTGTTTCTTATACGCAAAGAATTAGACTCTGCCATACAACATAAGGCTACAGAAGTCATGTCAGTTTAGCAGCAGCTTAGAGCTGCTGTTCTTGCAACATATGGGTTGCCTGGTAGACTCAGGACTCACCGTCATTGGTAAGTGCTCCCCAGCCTGTGATGACAGCATAAATATTGTACGGAAAAGTCTGAGATGGCTCAGGCAGACAAACACGGTGTATGCTACTCGTAAACTCAACTTGTTTCGTGAGCTGCACAAGTGCAATGTCATAATCATGCTGTGGGTAGCGGTACTTCTCATGAATAATAATAGTCTTGACTGATCGTTTCAAGGCTGGTGGCTTCAGAAGTGCTCCAAAAGTAGCAGTCCACTTCTGAGGGTGACTCATGCTGAAAAAGGTAAGAGTACTGTAAGCTGTAAATATAAGTATTACAGAATTTAAACTTGGTGAGCATCCATCACTTTCCATGATACTGTGTCCCACCTAATTGTAGGTTGCTGCTAGAGGAGGGCAATCCTGCACTCCCTCCTCAAATGTGGTCTCATACTCCTCCCCTACTCCTTGCCCCCAGGCTAGCCATTGTGTGGCTGCAGTGTGTAATCAAAAACTCCTTCTGCTAGAAAACTCGTCATCTCCTTTACTCTTTTTGCCTGTTAATTATCTGTTCAACCAGCTGTTCCATCTTGCAtgccctgcagctctgcagtTTTCACACTTGAAACAGAAATGGGCTGGGAGTGCGTGGCTGAATGGAGGGGTAGGAATGTGAGATTAAAACTTCTGGCAGCAGCCTACCTGTAACACCTTTAGAAATGTTTTGTGCAACAGGAAACAAATGCTCTGCCATTTCGGTCACATTACCTTTTCTGCATTTCTTGGCTGAATATGCCAAATGACTTGATTCCCACTTACACAATTGCCAGTTCTGCTCCAAAAAGTCAGTCTTTAATTTCTCATTAAAAGATACAACTGACAAGTCTGTTCAACCCTGACTTTTCTCCTCCAAGGCAGAAAATTGTTCCCCTGGAAAGAGTCAGGGGTGTACTACAAATCTGGAAAGCCACACaactgaggtactggagagagtgcagaggagagtGACTAAGCTGgtgagggggctggagcacaagtctgatgaggagtggctgagggaactggggctgttaagcctggagaaaacgaggctgaggggagaccttatcactgtcttcaactacctgaaaggaggttgtagcatggagggtgttggtctcttctcccaagtaacaagtgataggacaagaggaaatggcctcaagttgcgccagtggaggtttaggttggatatcagaaaaaaaaaaattctttatggaaagggttgtcaggcattggaacaggctgcccagggaaatggtggagtcaccatcactggaggtgtttaaaaggcgtttagacaaggttcttagggacatcgtttagtgctagagttaggttaggttatggttggactctgtgatccagAGGgtgttttccaactgaaatgattctatgattctaacttgATACATGTGAGGCACATTCTGCTGCAGATTCTCCCTAAGCTGGGAACTTACTCTCTGAAGCAGTGAGCTGCAGATACAAGCCATGTATTGCTGATGAGCGTTGCACCGCAGCGATGGATATTGTTGTACTGTAAACTAGCTTGCCATGGCCAGTCGCCAGTCTCTGCAGTAGACAATCCTCCGACTATTCGCAATGATGACGATTTTGCCATTGACTTGACCGATCTATTCTGCCGTAACCCACAGACTGTCAAAAAGGAGAAAGAGCGTATTAGTTATTCCCCTGTTTATTAAATAGGGCAGCCAGAAACATGTAAAATTACACACCACTTAGGTTCTCTGACCAGTATTAACATCAATGAGAAAACAAACCTTCCACCAGCCCCTCAAATCAGGGATCCTCATGCACAACCCCTTCTGTTACAAGCCTGAATGAACAACTGACTATTATGGAAAGCCATGATGGTGAATCATTCAGGCTTAGCTGTATGAGCAGCCCAAATCAGGAATCAAACCCTTCACCATTCACCCAGTACCATTCCCAAATACAGGGATTGCCAACTTTCATGCCCCAGATAATTTGTCATTATGATGAAACATGAACAAGACAAAAAGCTGAGATGAGAATGATCCAAGCCATGGGTTTTTACCGTGCATGCAGGCAGATTATATCAGCAAGATGTCACTTGGAAACAGGCAGCTGCACATTGCAAACCAGTCTGCAAGTGGCCCTTCAGGCAAAGAGCATCACACTAATCCAAGCCAGAGACTAAGGCATGGATACCTCCAGCATGCTGTGCATCCATGGCAAAAAGTGTCATACTCCAAACCCAGagagcagaaatgaaaatatcCATGGTTTCAGCCACTAAACACAGGGTATTCAGGAGGAGCTGAAGCTCCCCAGTAGCTTTAGAAGCTTCCTCGACAGACAGAGCTGCTTCAGCTGTCTTCTCCCATGCCAACAGCATCAAATCCATCTTACCTGGACCAAGACCCACTAGTTTTCATCCATGCCCCGATTTCAGCTAGACATTAGGATAAAGTTGACAGGACTATCCCAATCCATTGAAAAGGACAGTTAAGAATTATTTGCATAGTGACATTACCATCCAAAACATTGCACTGCCTATCTCCAGTGACCCAGAGGGGGACAAAGCAGAAATGGGTTGTACATCACTGAAGAGACGCCAGCCTCGGGGCCCTTGGAGTCCTCAGCAGCAAAACACTGGAGCCACGCAGAGTATAACCTCTGCCCCTTTCTGCTAGGATCTGCACAAGGTTATGTTAACTGTACCTTGTAttcaaaagcagcagcaataaCACAGCCAATCAAAAACTGTTCataaatttggggaaaaaacaataGTCATGCAATACTGAGAAGCTCATGCGTTCAGCAGAGTCTGCTTTGTTCTGAGATTTAAAACCACAATGAAGGAAATCAGTGAAATCTAAAGATACAGCTACTTGTTTGAAACTTTCCATGTGGAAGGAAAACTGGAGAACATATCGGAATTGATAAGAGTGTCTGCACTAGCATGCTTCCCTCCTGAAAGCTCTTGGCAACACTCAATTACTGCTCCTAAATCTGCACAATCCTATCAACCCTCTGACCAGTCAGTGTTGAAAACACAGGGAATAACTCACAGTTCTATCAATGCCCCAGAACACCAGCACCTAAAACCAACCCAAAGTGATGTTATTTAACCTGCCATTACTAGGCAGCCTGTGGCTAAGTAACAGATCAAACCTTCCCAGAGGTAAAAGAAACCCAAATTGCAAGCAAAAATGGCTTTTTGTGACTATTCAGTCTCCAAACAAGCTGACTTGCTCCTCAAAAAGCTTAAAAACATCCCTAAAACAAACTACCTCAACTCCTACAGCAATACCTTCAGAAGACCAATCATATTGCCTTTTATTTCCATAAGGAACAATTTTATGATACTAGCCATGCCAAAATCCAGAACATTTTCATTATAATCACAGGCTGATGTAACTTCTATACATTTCCTTATggtcccttcccttctttccagtGCACACTGAAGAAAATGACATAGTCCCAGTTTCTGGGAGCGATTATTCCAAACTCTTCTGCCTTTGCCCAATCCTACCAGCTTTTGGGGCACTTCTCACTCACAGGCCATGTCAGTGGTCTTTGCTAGGCTGCTGTCCTTAAAGCACCAATTAATAACATGCTGGTACCCAGCCAGGTCTAAACCTTGCCCCTTAGAACAAGCAACAAGGCAGAGATTAATTATTATGCTACAGCATCGAGGACAAACATATATGAACCAGATTCTGCAGTTGCTGCTCTGAGATGCAGTTCTAATACTTTACATCAGAGAGACACAAGATAAGGTGTCTGCCCTGCGCAAGCAGGATTAAAGTATTCTATTTAAATACAGGTTCTAATCTATTTATAACATACATACAATCTGCTCAAATATACAATGTACTCAATCCCTGATAAGGACTCCCTTACCTTTAGCACACTATAGTACACCTTCCAGTGAGTTGCTGTGCCTACACATTAGAGCAGCCAACTAGCCCAAAGGATTAAGTTCCTTCATTTATTGGAAGCCCTTGCTCACTCAGTTTTACTACGTACACCTTGGAGCCATCTGGAACAGCTTTCATGGAGAAACATGACTTAGTCTTTGCGTGTCCAAATATGCAGTGTAAAACCTCTCCCTGCTACCAACAGCATCAGTTTGGTAAATAAACAAGTGTCCTGAACATTGCAATGCTCAGCCCTCACTGGCTACATTCTCTGTCTCCTAGATGGTGGGGTTTACATTTAATTTGCACCCTCCATCTCCCACACcagcactgctggaggcaccgACACAGCAGGACCCACATGTCTTCTCTCTGCCCAACCTTGGGAATCTCTACGGTGCCCTCAGCACTCACACTTTTCTCATTGTTTGCTCTTTTCTCATAAAAACTGCAGATATTGgggaaacatacaaacaaacaaaacaaacaaaacctcccaaAAAACCTCCACGAGCGGGGGGCTCAGCAATGCATGTAGACTTTTTCTAGAAGGGATTTTCAACCTATCAACATTATTTTCAAGCCAGTTATATCAGTTCTCCTAAACATCCCAGAAGACACAAACAAAAGGCTTCCCCATGACTGAGCACAATTTCTAAGCACACCAC
This genomic stretch from Patagioenas fasciata isolate bPatFas1 chromosome 4, bPatFas1.hap1, whole genome shotgun sequence harbors:
- the LOC136101315 gene encoding transmembrane protease serine 11E-like, with the protein product MKDLHSTPFPSHHTSQCDSCVFQQHSLRSPDFSRALVGSQRGYQTYRDLPWDLQKIQQPRIRERHLEPWKIALIVIGTAVAAAITIGLLVYFLAYDQKLFYYSANVKITNIRYSNEFSRQSSGRFRDLSERVERLIDKTFHNSILRKKYISSRLIRVSPDADGVMAEALLTFWFSSTDSREALREKVERILRTGLKKYTGPLRINVRYSTISNVEAKRAEALFNDICGLRQNRSVKSMAKSSSLRIVGGLSTAETGDWPWQASLQYNNIHRCGATLISNTWLVSAAHCFRDMSHPQKWTATFGALLKPPALKRSVKTIIIHEKYRYPQHDYDIALVQLTKQVEFTSSIHRVCLPEPSQTFPYNIYAVITGWGALTNDGPTPNVLQEATVKLIDSDTCNREEVYDGDITPRMLCAGYLEGGVDACQGDSGGPLATPDSRMMWYLVGIVSWGDDCAKPNKPGVYTRVTYFREWITSKTGI